The following coding sequences are from one Gigantopelta aegis isolate Gae_Host chromosome 15, Gae_host_genome, whole genome shotgun sequence window:
- the LOC121390264 gene encoding uncharacterized protein DDB_G0271670-like, whose protein sequence is SSSSSSSSSSSSSSSSSSSSSSSSSSSSSSSSSSSSSSSSSSSSSSSSSSSSSRSTSSISSSSSSSSSSSSNSTSSSSSSSSSSSSSIFSSSSSSSSSSSSSSSSSSSSSSSSSSSGSSSSNINSNSSSSSSSSNSGSNSSSSRSSSSSTISSSSSSSSSSSSSSSSSSSSSGSRSSSSNSSSSSSSSSSSSRSSSSTSSSRSSSSSSSSSSSSSSSSSSSSSSSSSSSSSSSSSSSSSSSSSSSSSSSSSSSSSSSSSSSSSSSSSSSSSSSSSSSSSSSSSSSSSSSSSSSSSSSSSSSSSSSSSSSSSSSSSSSSSS, encoded by the coding sequence agtagtagtagtagtagtagtagtagtagtagtagtagtagtagcagcagcagcagcagcagtagtagcagcagcagtagtagtagcagcagcagcagcagcagtagtagcagcagcagcagcagtagtagtagtagtagtagtagtagtagcagcagtaggagTACTAGcagtataagtagtagtagtagtagtagtagtagtagcagtagtaacagtactagcagtagtagtagcagtagcagtagcagtagtagtagtatatttagtagtagtagtagcagtagtagtagtagtagtagtagtagtagtagtagtagtagtagtagtagtagtagtagtagtagtggcagtagtagtagtaatattaatagtaatagtagtagtagtagcagtagtagcaatagtggtagtaatagcagcagcagcaggagtagtagtagtagtaccatcagtagtagtagcagcagcagtagtagtagtagtagtagcagcagcagcagcagcagcagtagtggtagtaggagtagtagtagtaatagcagtagtagcagtagtagcagtagtagtagtagcagaagcagcagcagcactagtagtagtagaagcagcagcagcagcagtagtagtagtagtagtagtagtagtagtagcagtagtagcagtagcagtagtagcagcagcagcagcagcagcagcagcagcagtagtagcagcagcagtagcagtagtagcagtagtagtagtagcagcagtagtagtagtagtagtagcagcagtagtagtagtagtagtagcagcagcagcagcagtagtagcagcagcagcagcagtagtagcagtagtagtagtagcagcagtagtagtagtagtagtagcagcagcagcagcagcagcagcagcagtagtagcagcagcagtagcagtagtagcagtagtagtagtagcagcagtagtagt